From one Bos javanicus breed banteng chromosome 15, ARS-OSU_banteng_1.0, whole genome shotgun sequence genomic stretch:
- the LOC133226729 gene encoding olfactory receptor 56B34-like, translating to MDTTLSITNGSRFQVSEFVLMGFPDIHSWQHWLSLPLALLYLSALGANLLILITIHHESTLHEPMYYLLGILAVVDIGLATTIMPKILAIFWFNAKTISLTECFAQLYAINCFMGMESGIFLCMAVDRYVAICYPLQYSSIVTETFVIKVTLSMMLRNGLLTIPVPVLAAQRHYCSRNEIDHCLCSNLGVTSLACDNITINRFYHLALAWFVVGSDMGLVFASYMLIIRSVLRLNSAEATSKALSTCSSHLTLILFFYTAVIVVSVTHLAGRQIPIIPVLLNVLHSVIPPALNPMVYALRTQELRVGFQRLIGLGEKMPRK from the coding sequence ATGGATACTACCCTAAGTATAACCAATGGCTCAAGGTTTCAAGTGTCTGAATTTGTCCTAATGGGATTTCCAGACATTCACAGCTGGCAACACTGGCTCTCCCTGCCCCTGGCTCTACTCTACCTCTCAGCTCTTGGTGCCAATCTCCTCATCTTGATCACCATCCATCATGAGTCTACCTTACACGAGCCCATGTATTACCTCCTTGGTATCTTGGCTGTGGTGGACATTGGACTGGCTACTACCATCATGCCCAAAATCCTGGCCATTTTCTGGTTTAATGCCAAGACCATAAGTCTCACTGAGTGCTTTGCTCAGTTGTATGCCATCAACTGTTTCATGGGCATGGAGTCAGGCATCTTCCTGTGCATGGCTGTGGATAGGTATGTAGCCATTTGCTATCCCCTTCAGTACTCTTCCATAGTCACTGAGACTTTTGTGATCAAAGTCACACTGTCTATGATGCTCAGGAATGGCCTGCTGACCATCCCAGTGCCTGTACTTGCTGCCCAGAGACACTACTGCTCCAGGAATGAGATTGACCACTGCCTATGCTCTAACTTGGGGGTCACCAGTCTGGCCTGTGATAACATCACTATTAATAGATTTTACCATTTGGCCTTGGCTTGGTTTGTGGTTGGGAGTGACATGGGTCTGGTCTTTGCTTCCTACATGTTGATTATTCGCTCAGTGCTGAGGTTGAACTCTGCTGAAGCAACATCTAAGGCGCTGAGTACCTGCAGCTCTCATCTCAccctcattctctttttctaCACCGCTGTTATTGTAGTGTCTGTCACCCATCTGGCAGGAAGACAGATTCCCATCATCCCTGTTCTTCTCAATGTGCTGCATAGTGTCATTCCCCCAGCCCTTAACCCTATGGTGTATGCCCTTAGGACCCAGGAGCTGAGAGTGGGCTTTCAAAGGTTAATTGGTCTGGGTGAGAAAATGCCTAGGAAGTGA